One Neisseria sp. Marseille-Q5346 genomic region harbors:
- a CDS encoding pseudouridine synthase, translated as MNDLIILNKPYGVICQFSEHEKHQCLKDFVEKPGFYPAGRLDTDSEGLLLLTNNGSLQAQIADPKFKQVKTYWAQVEGSPDEAKLDLLRRGVDLGDFVTRPAEVRVLEEGEADILWSRVPPIRVRKSVPDFWVEIKILEGKNRQVRRMTAKAGFPCLRLVRVAIGRLNLFDLNLELGQWQFAPHRP; from the coding sequence ATGAACGATTTGATTATCCTAAACAAGCCTTATGGCGTGATTTGCCAGTTTTCTGAACATGAAAAACATCAGTGCCTTAAGGATTTTGTCGAGAAACCGGGATTTTATCCGGCCGGCCGTTTGGATACGGATAGCGAGGGTTTGCTGCTGCTGACCAATAATGGCAGTTTGCAGGCGCAGATTGCTGACCCGAAATTTAAGCAGGTTAAAACTTATTGGGCGCAGGTGGAGGGCTCTCCAGATGAAGCCAAATTGGATTTATTGCGCCGTGGCGTAGATTTGGGCGATTTTGTCACCCGTCCGGCCGAGGTTAGGGTATTGGAAGAGGGCGAAGCGGATATTTTATGGTCGCGCGTGCCGCCGATTCGCGTGCGTAAGTCTGTGCCTGATTTTTGGGTGGAAATCAAAATTTTGGAAGGGAAAAACCGCCAAGTGCGAAGGATGACGGCGAAAGCAGGCTTTCCATGTTTGCGCTTGGTCCGTGTGGCAATAGGCCGTCTGAATCTGTTTGATTTGAATTTGGAATTGGGACAATGGCAGTTTGCGCCGCATCGTCCTTAA
- a CDS encoding 4'-phosphopantetheinyl transferase superfamily protein, whose protein sequence is MDMTPLHCLLADPSFAACYNHASLDAADSQRLAATPQLAQRQDWQVSRALKQQTDLPTVSLSHSQGFAALLCAPQSLTAGVDIEFIRPRDFKALSALVCTQEEQDFLETANWPSETFYRLWCFKEALIKAANLDFPSDMKSVGYVFDSGQSVGLRAGKQTDWYGTSAILADTMALACVWKGKAPALQWQFFGSLKSNDLTDRQTI, encoded by the coding sequence ATGGATATGACACCCCTTCACTGCCTGCTGGCCGATCCCTCTTTTGCCGCCTGCTACAACCATGCGTCTCTAGACGCAGCCGATTCCCAACGTTTGGCCGCCACGCCGCAACTGGCGCAGCGTCAAGACTGGCAAGTCAGCCGCGCATTAAAACAGCAAACCGATTTACCGACTGTATCGCTGAGCCACAGCCAAGGCTTTGCCGCTTTATTGTGTGCGCCTCAGTCCTTAACAGCCGGTGTCGATATCGAATTTATCCGACCGCGCGATTTCAAAGCGCTGTCGGCTTTAGTATGCACGCAGGAAGAACAAGACTTTTTGGAAACGGCAAACTGGCCGTCTGAAACGTTTTACCGATTGTGGTGTTTCAAAGAAGCATTGATTAAAGCGGCGAATTTGGATTTTCCGTCAGATATGAAATCGGTCGGCTATGTTTTCGATTCAGGGCAATCCGTCGGTTTACGAGCTGGAAAGCAAACCGATTGGTACGGCACAAGCGCGATTTTGGCGGATACGATGGCACTTGCCTGCGTTTGGAAAGGAAAAGCCCCCGCGCTGCAATGGCAGTTTTTCGGTTCGCTCAAATCCAATGATTTAACCGACCGGCAAACTATCTAA